Proteins encoded by one window of Lathyrus oleraceus cultivar Zhongwan6 chromosome 1, CAAS_Psat_ZW6_1.0, whole genome shotgun sequence:
- the LOC127087177 gene encoding secreted RxLR effector protein 161-like — protein MERPKVSHLETVKRILRYVQGSIGWEILFLAPNTGGKCTLLVFTDSNWCKDKDDRKSTAGYIFIFSKTPISWCSKKELIIALSSCEVGYIIASLFMCQVVWLMNLLKDMGSNVGDVVTLLVDNVFELNLAKSPIAYGMGKHIEMKFYYLRELVSEGRLILGYSISEDQVTDLLIK, from the coding sequence ATGGAGAGACCGAAGGTGTCTCACTTGGAAACAGTTAAGAGGATCCTAAGATATGTCCAAGGATCGATTGGCTGGGAAATTCTCTTTCTTGCACCGAACACGGGTGGAAAATGCACTTTACTCGTTTTTACCGATTCTAATTGGTGCAAAGATAAAGATGATCGAAAGTCTACAGCTGGATACATCTTTATATTCAGCAAAACAccaatctcatggtgctcgaAAAAGGAACTGATAATAGCACTCTCGTCTTGTGAGGTAGGGTACATTATTGCTTCATTATTTATGTGTCAAGTTGTGTGGCTAATGAATCTATTGAAGGATATGGGTAGCAATGTGGGTGATGTTGTTACGCTCCTGGTTGATAATGTTTTCGAACTTAATCTTGCTAAGAGCCCAATTGCATATGGGATGGGCAAGCACATTGAGATGAAGTTTTACTACTTGAGGGAACTTGTTAGTGAAGGAAGGTTGATATTAGGATATTCTATAAGTGAAGACCAAGTGACTGATTTGTTGATCAAGTGA